One genomic window of Gossypium hirsutum isolate 1008001.06 chromosome D11, Gossypium_hirsutum_v2.1, whole genome shotgun sequence includes the following:
- the LOC107911729 gene encoding uncharacterized protein translates to MAKELGEEITKKPLIIAMKGHPGTGKSTLAHALASALKFPLVDKDDIRDSTFPLHQQPQGSDTLLNHLSYEAIWRVASTQLHLGISVIIDSPLSHRTHLDRLISLAASAGARLLIVECRPSDEAKWRERLEGREKSWHKPNSWEELQELIKGYGGCTEYDVGDVPKMVVDTTAPNLGLEAS, encoded by the coding sequence ATGGCTAAAGAATTAGGAGAGGAAATAACTAAGAAGCCATTGATAATAGCAATGAAAGGGCATCCCGGCACTGGCAAATCCACTTTAGCCCATGCCTTAGCCTCAGCCCTCAAATTCCCTCTCGTCGACAAAGATGACATCCGCGACTCCACTTTTCCGCTCCATCAGCAACCACAAGGTTCCGACACCCTCCTCAACCACCTCTCCTACGAAGCTATCTGGCGAGTCGCCTCAACTCAGCTCCACCTCGGCATCAGCGTCATCATCGACTCTCCTCTCTCTCACAGAACCCATCTCGACCGTCTCATCAGCTTAGCGGCGTCGGCCGGAGCCCGCCTCCTGATTGTGGAGTGCCGGCCTTCGGACGAGGCTAAGTGGAGGGAGAGGCTTGAAGGGAGGGAAAAGAGTTGGCACAAGCCAAACTCTTGGGAGGAGCTTCAGGAGCTGATTAAGGGGTATGGCGGATGCACGGAGTACGATGTCGGAGATGTGCCCAAGATGGTGGTTGACACGACGGCGCCTAATCTAGGGTTGGAGGCTTCTTGA
- the LOC107911732 gene encoding uncharacterized protein, with protein sequence MAGIIYQLLASSTLLFLGLYHLICTTRNFLKSPQSYSAKPFYPFPFSSNLRLKHLPLYLLMLCLFIAFLHQSFISSDPDPLVKGRTPVYHFITLNSAAVLFLFLILSLSFFLSESTSLLPLPPDLFFAFASAIFFLHYSVSDGAASVQTSDLQAKCDSLSARVSALASLMCLILACQPKLFIAEVGLGASLCLQGLWVLQTGLSLYVEAFIPEGCHKLLDVVSGVEGSTKCDLDESRLRAVAILDLVFVVHVMFVIIFVMLTYAVVAKSVGVRRPGSYEPLPANASDSNHIQMKALAGTQA encoded by the coding sequence ATGGCGGGCATAATATACCAGCTACTAGCCTCCTCCACGCTTCTCTTTCTGGGTCTTTACCATCTCATCTGCACCACCCGTAACTTCCTTAAATCCCCACAATCCTACTCCGCCAAGCCTTTTTACCCATTCCCTTTCTCCTCCAATCTCCGCCTCAAGCACCTTCCCCTCTACCTTCTCATGCTCTGCCTTTTCATTGCATTTCTCCACCAATCTTTCATCTCCTCCGACCCCGATCCCCTCGTCAAGGGCCGCACACCCGTCTACCACTTCATCACCCTCAACTCCGCTGCCGTTTTGTTCCTCTTCCTCATCCTTTccctttctttcttcctctccGAATCCACCTCCCTCCTCCCCCTCCCTCCCGATCTCTTCTTCGCCTTTGCCTCCGCTATCTTCTTCCTCCACTACTCCGTCTCCGACGGTGCCGCCTCCGTCCAGACCTCTGATCTCCAAGCCAAATGTGATTCTTTGTCCGCCCGTGTTTCCGCTTTGGCTTCCTTGATGTGCCTCATCCTGGCTTGCCAACCCAAGCTTTTTATAGCCGAGGTCGGTTTGGGGGCGTCTCTTTGCCTCCAGGGGCTGTGGGTGCTGCAGACGGGGCTTTCACTCTACGTTGAAGCCTTTATACCCGAAGGCTGCCATAAGCTGCTGGACGTTGTGAGCGGTGTGGAGGGATCTACCAAATGCGACCTCGACGAATCCCGGCTCAGGGCTGTGGCCATTCTGGATCTGGTGTTCGTGGTTCATGTCATGTTTGTCATCATCTTTGTGATGCTCACTTACGCCGTTGTTGCTAAGAGTGTTGGGGTTAGGAGACCGGGATCATACGAGCCCTTGCCTGCCAATGCTTCTGATTCTAACCATATTCAGATGAAGGCTTTGGCTGGCACCCAAGCCTGA
- the LOC107911733 gene encoding syntaxin-22 isoform X3 gives MSFQDVQTGGGARSSSSSYMASKSPSQAVAAGIFQINTAVAAFRRLVDAIGTAKDTPDHRLKLHNTRQRILQLVKETSAKLKALTEPDHDPTVNPSKKVEDAKLARDFQNTLQEFQKVQQLASERESTYSPAPPPPSLPATSSGSDESLPQEKQRLLMEQRRQEVILLDNEIGFNEAMIDEREQGIREVEEQIGQVNEIFKDLAVLVHEQGVVIDDISSNIDASSVSTTQARGQLAKASKSVKPRTSWGLEFGGYGGGVLAKE, from the exons ATGAGCTTCCAAGACGTTCAAACTGGTGGTGGTGCTCGTTCCTCATCTTCATCATACATGGCGTCCAAGAGCCCCTCACAAGCTGTGGCAGCTGGTATCTTCCAGATCAACACTGCCGTTGCTGCTTTCCGTCGCCTCGTGGATGCCATCGGCACCGCCAAGGATACTCCCGATCATCGCCTAAAACT GCACAATACCAGGCAAAGGATACTGCAACTAGTGAAGGAAACTTCCGCTAAGCTCAAGGCTTTGACTGAACCCGATCATGACCCTACTGTCAAT CCAAGTAAAAAGGTAGAAGATGCAAAGCTGGCTAGAGATTTTCAGAACACGCTCCAAGAGTTCCAGAAAGTTCAGCAACTGGCCTCTGAACGCGAGTCTACTTACTCTCCTGCACCCCCTCCACCCTCCTTGCCCGCAAC CAGCTCTGGCTCCGATGAGTCGTTGCCTCAAGAGAAACAACGTTTACTTATGGAACAGAGAAG gcaaGAAGTAATTTTGCTGGATAATGAAATTGGCTTCAACGAAGCTATGATTGATGAAAGAGAACAGGGTATCAGAGAAGTAGAGGAGCAAATAGGACaagtaaatgaaatatttaaGGACCTTGCTGTTCTTGTCCACGAGCAGGGTGTGGTCATTG atgacatttcatcaaacatagATGCTTCCTCTGTTTCAACAACCCAGGCTAGAGGTCAACTAGCCAAGGCTTCCAAAAGTGTTAAACCTCGAACCTCATGG GGGTTGGAATTTGGTGGTTATGGTGGTGGTGTCTTGGCAAAAGAATGA
- the LOC107911733 gene encoding syntaxin-22 isoform X4: MSFQDVQTGGGARSSSSSYMASKSPSQAVAAGIFQINTAVAAFRRLVDAIGTAKDTPDHRLKLHNTRQRILQLVKETSAKLKALTEPDHDPTVNPSKKVEDAKLARDFQNTLQEFQKVQQLASERESTYSPAPPPPSLPATSGSDESLPQEKQRLLMEQRRQEVILLDNEIGFNEAMIDEREQGIREVEEQIGQVNEIFKDLAVLVHEQGVVIDDISSNIDASSVSTTQARGQLAKASKSVKPRTSWGLEFGGYGGGVLAKE; the protein is encoded by the exons ATGAGCTTCCAAGACGTTCAAACTGGTGGTGGTGCTCGTTCCTCATCTTCATCATACATGGCGTCCAAGAGCCCCTCACAAGCTGTGGCAGCTGGTATCTTCCAGATCAACACTGCCGTTGCTGCTTTCCGTCGCCTCGTGGATGCCATCGGCACCGCCAAGGATACTCCCGATCATCGCCTAAAACT GCACAATACCAGGCAAAGGATACTGCAACTAGTGAAGGAAACTTCCGCTAAGCTCAAGGCTTTGACTGAACCCGATCATGACCCTACTGTCAAT CCAAGTAAAAAGGTAGAAGATGCAAAGCTGGCTAGAGATTTTCAGAACACGCTCCAAGAGTTCCAGAAAGTTCAGCAACTGGCCTCTGAACGCGAGTCTACTTACTCTCCTGCACCCCCTCCACCCTCCTTGCCCGCAAC CTCTGGCTCCGATGAGTCGTTGCCTCAAGAGAAACAACGTTTACTTATGGAACAGAGAAG gcaaGAAGTAATTTTGCTGGATAATGAAATTGGCTTCAACGAAGCTATGATTGATGAAAGAGAACAGGGTATCAGAGAAGTAGAGGAGCAAATAGGACaagtaaatgaaatatttaaGGACCTTGCTGTTCTTGTCCACGAGCAGGGTGTGGTCATTG atgacatttcatcaaacatagATGCTTCCTCTGTTTCAACAACCCAGGCTAGAGGTCAACTAGCCAAGGCTTCCAAAAGTGTTAAACCTCGAACCTCATGG GGGTTGGAATTTGGTGGTTATGGTGGTGGTGTCTTGGCAAAAGAATGA
- the LOC107911733 gene encoding syntaxin-22 isoform X5, with protein sequence MSFQDVQTGGGARSSSSSYMASKSPSQAVAAGIFQINTAVAAFRRLVDAIGTAKDTPDHRLKLHNTRQRILQLVKETSAKLKALTEPDHDPTVNPSKKVEDAKLARDFQNTLQEFQKVQQLASERESTYSPAPPPPSLPATSSGSDESLPQEKQRLLMEQRRQEVILLDNEIGFNEAMIDEREQGIREVEEQIGQVNEIFKDLAVLVHEQGVVIDDISSNIDASSVSTTQARGQLAKASKSVKPRTSWIKS encoded by the exons ATGAGCTTCCAAGACGTTCAAACTGGTGGTGGTGCTCGTTCCTCATCTTCATCATACATGGCGTCCAAGAGCCCCTCACAAGCTGTGGCAGCTGGTATCTTCCAGATCAACACTGCCGTTGCTGCTTTCCGTCGCCTCGTGGATGCCATCGGCACCGCCAAGGATACTCCCGATCATCGCCTAAAACT GCACAATACCAGGCAAAGGATACTGCAACTAGTGAAGGAAACTTCCGCTAAGCTCAAGGCTTTGACTGAACCCGATCATGACCCTACTGTCAAT CCAAGTAAAAAGGTAGAAGATGCAAAGCTGGCTAGAGATTTTCAGAACACGCTCCAAGAGTTCCAGAAAGTTCAGCAACTGGCCTCTGAACGCGAGTCTACTTACTCTCCTGCACCCCCTCCACCCTCCTTGCCCGCAAC CAGCTCTGGCTCCGATGAGTCGTTGCCTCAAGAGAAACAACGTTTACTTATGGAACAGAGAAG gcaaGAAGTAATTTTGCTGGATAATGAAATTGGCTTCAACGAAGCTATGATTGATGAAAGAGAACAGGGTATCAGAGAAGTAGAGGAGCAAATAGGACaagtaaatgaaatatttaaGGACCTTGCTGTTCTTGTCCACGAGCAGGGTGTGGTCATTG atgacatttcatcaaacatagATGCTTCCTCTGTTTCAACAACCCAGGCTAGAGGTCAACTAGCCAAGGCTTCCAAAAGTGTTAAACCTCGAACCTCATGG ATTAAGTCATAG
- the LOC107911733 gene encoding syntaxin-22 isoform X6 gives MSFQDVQTGGGARSSSSSYMASKSPSQAVAAGIFQINTAVAAFRRLVDAIGTAKDTPDHRLKLHNTRQRILQLVKETSAKLKALTEPDHDPTVNPSKKVEDAKLARDFQNTLQEFQKVQQLASERESTYSPAPPPPSLPATSGSDESLPQEKQRLLMEQRRQEVILLDNEIGFNEAMIDEREQGIREVEEQIGQVNEIFKDLAVLVHEQGVVIDDISSNIDASSVSTTQARGQLAKASKSVKPRTSWIKS, from the exons ATGAGCTTCCAAGACGTTCAAACTGGTGGTGGTGCTCGTTCCTCATCTTCATCATACATGGCGTCCAAGAGCCCCTCACAAGCTGTGGCAGCTGGTATCTTCCAGATCAACACTGCCGTTGCTGCTTTCCGTCGCCTCGTGGATGCCATCGGCACCGCCAAGGATACTCCCGATCATCGCCTAAAACT GCACAATACCAGGCAAAGGATACTGCAACTAGTGAAGGAAACTTCCGCTAAGCTCAAGGCTTTGACTGAACCCGATCATGACCCTACTGTCAAT CCAAGTAAAAAGGTAGAAGATGCAAAGCTGGCTAGAGATTTTCAGAACACGCTCCAAGAGTTCCAGAAAGTTCAGCAACTGGCCTCTGAACGCGAGTCTACTTACTCTCCTGCACCCCCTCCACCCTCCTTGCCCGCAAC CTCTGGCTCCGATGAGTCGTTGCCTCAAGAGAAACAACGTTTACTTATGGAACAGAGAAG gcaaGAAGTAATTTTGCTGGATAATGAAATTGGCTTCAACGAAGCTATGATTGATGAAAGAGAACAGGGTATCAGAGAAGTAGAGGAGCAAATAGGACaagtaaatgaaatatttaaGGACCTTGCTGTTCTTGTCCACGAGCAGGGTGTGGTCATTG atgacatttcatcaaacatagATGCTTCCTCTGTTTCAACAACCCAGGCTAGAGGTCAACTAGCCAAGGCTTCCAAAAGTGTTAAACCTCGAACCTCATGG ATTAAGTCATAG
- the LOC107911733 gene encoding syntaxin-22 isoform X1 — protein sequence MSFQDVQTGGGARSSSSSYMASKSPSQAVAAGIFQINTAVAAFRRLVDAIGTAKDTPDHRLKLHNTRQRILQLVKETSAKLKALTEPDHDPTVNPSKKVEDAKLARDFQNTLQEFQKVQQLASERESTYSPAPPPPSLPATSSGSDESLPQEKQRLLMEQRRQEVILLDNEIGFNEAMIDEREQGIREVEEQIGQVNEIFKDLAVLVHEQGVVIDDISSNIDASSVSTTQARGQLAKASKSVKPRTSWVSRKLLISRLLLDMKCLIFVVEILVRKCDLQR from the exons ATGAGCTTCCAAGACGTTCAAACTGGTGGTGGTGCTCGTTCCTCATCTTCATCATACATGGCGTCCAAGAGCCCCTCACAAGCTGTGGCAGCTGGTATCTTCCAGATCAACACTGCCGTTGCTGCTTTCCGTCGCCTCGTGGATGCCATCGGCACCGCCAAGGATACTCCCGATCATCGCCTAAAACT GCACAATACCAGGCAAAGGATACTGCAACTAGTGAAGGAAACTTCCGCTAAGCTCAAGGCTTTGACTGAACCCGATCATGACCCTACTGTCAAT CCAAGTAAAAAGGTAGAAGATGCAAAGCTGGCTAGAGATTTTCAGAACACGCTCCAAGAGTTCCAGAAAGTTCAGCAACTGGCCTCTGAACGCGAGTCTACTTACTCTCCTGCACCCCCTCCACCCTCCTTGCCCGCAAC CAGCTCTGGCTCCGATGAGTCGTTGCCTCAAGAGAAACAACGTTTACTTATGGAACAGAGAAG gcaaGAAGTAATTTTGCTGGATAATGAAATTGGCTTCAACGAAGCTATGATTGATGAAAGAGAACAGGGTATCAGAGAAGTAGAGGAGCAAATAGGACaagtaaatgaaatatttaaGGACCTTGCTGTTCTTGTCCACGAGCAGGGTGTGGTCATTG atgacatttcatcaaacatagATGCTTCCTCTGTTTCAACAACCCAGGCTAGAGGTCAACTAGCCAAGGCTTCCAAAAGTGTTAAACCTCGAACCTCATGGGTAAGCCGTAAACTGTTGATTTCTAGACTTTTATTAGACATGAAATGTTTGATATTTGTAGTTGAAATTTTGGTGAGGAAATGTGATTTGCAAAGATAG
- the LOC107911733 gene encoding syntaxin-22 isoform X2, with protein sequence MSFQDVQTGGGARSSSSSYMASKSPSQAVAAGIFQINTAVAAFRRLVDAIGTAKDTPDHRLKLHNTRQRILQLVKETSAKLKALTEPDHDPTVNPSKKVEDAKLARDFQNTLQEFQKVQQLASERESTYSPAPPPPSLPATSGSDESLPQEKQRLLMEQRRQEVILLDNEIGFNEAMIDEREQGIREVEEQIGQVNEIFKDLAVLVHEQGVVIDDISSNIDASSVSTTQARGQLAKASKSVKPRTSWVSRKLLISRLLLDMKCLIFVVEILVRKCDLQR encoded by the exons ATGAGCTTCCAAGACGTTCAAACTGGTGGTGGTGCTCGTTCCTCATCTTCATCATACATGGCGTCCAAGAGCCCCTCACAAGCTGTGGCAGCTGGTATCTTCCAGATCAACACTGCCGTTGCTGCTTTCCGTCGCCTCGTGGATGCCATCGGCACCGCCAAGGATACTCCCGATCATCGCCTAAAACT GCACAATACCAGGCAAAGGATACTGCAACTAGTGAAGGAAACTTCCGCTAAGCTCAAGGCTTTGACTGAACCCGATCATGACCCTACTGTCAAT CCAAGTAAAAAGGTAGAAGATGCAAAGCTGGCTAGAGATTTTCAGAACACGCTCCAAGAGTTCCAGAAAGTTCAGCAACTGGCCTCTGAACGCGAGTCTACTTACTCTCCTGCACCCCCTCCACCCTCCTTGCCCGCAAC CTCTGGCTCCGATGAGTCGTTGCCTCAAGAGAAACAACGTTTACTTATGGAACAGAGAAG gcaaGAAGTAATTTTGCTGGATAATGAAATTGGCTTCAACGAAGCTATGATTGATGAAAGAGAACAGGGTATCAGAGAAGTAGAGGAGCAAATAGGACaagtaaatgaaatatttaaGGACCTTGCTGTTCTTGTCCACGAGCAGGGTGTGGTCATTG atgacatttcatcaaacatagATGCTTCCTCTGTTTCAACAACCCAGGCTAGAGGTCAACTAGCCAAGGCTTCCAAAAGTGTTAAACCTCGAACCTCATGGGTAAGCCGTAAACTGTTGATTTCTAGACTTTTATTAGACATGAAATGTTTGATATTTGTAGTTGAAATTTTGGTGAGGAAATGTGATTTGCAAAGATAG
- the LOC107910854 gene encoding putative serine/threonine-protein kinase, with protein sequence MKNNPRHSVFWKTSYRFSYRKTFSIPFSTLSSPQLQNFLCRLSLERVHQRECKAFYLQFIEISDIRFPSIKQNRCRWFRSCLQGNESSLTVLLEQSIHVFWALWHVLCICLLLCVCVRGREQGVLRDGTQVAIKKLFTESKQGSNEFLTEINMISNIRHTNLVELIGYCVEDSHRALVYEYLENNSLASVLLGSRSKHIALDWPTRAAVCLGTTSAIAFLHYEAVPHIVHRDIKASNILLDGNFHPKIGDFGLAKLFPDNVTHVRNPKDF encoded by the exons atgaaaaataatccCAGGCATAGCGTG TTTTGGAAAACGTCTTATCGATTTTCCtaccgtaagacattttccattcCCTTCTCTACACTCTCATCGCCTCagcttcaaaattttctttgcaGACTTTCTTTAGAAAG AGTTCACCAACGAGAATGTAAAGCTTTTTACTTACAATTCATTGAGATCAGCGACATCAGATTTCCATCCATCAAACAGAATCGGTGCAGGTGGTTTCGGAGTTGTCTACAGGGTAATGAAAGCTCTCTGACCGTTCTTTTGGAACAGAGCATCCATGTCTTCTGGGCTCTTTGGCATGTATTATGTATATGTCtgcttttgtgtgtgtgtgtgcgagGGAGAGAGCAG GGAGTTTTGAGGGATGGTACTCAAGTAGCCATCAAGAAACTGTTTACAGAGTCTAAGCAAGGATCTAATGAATTCCTGACAGAGATCAATATGATATCAAACATACGACACACCAACCTTGTTGAACTAATCGGTTATTGTGTTGAAGACAGCCATCGGGCCTTGGTCTACGAATATCTGGAGAATAACAGCCTTGCCAGTGTTTTACTTG GTTCAAGAAGTAAACATATTGCTTTGGATTGGCCAACAAGAGCTGCTGTTTGCTTAGGTACAACTTCTGCTATTGCGTTTCTTCACTATGAAGCTGTACCGCATATTGTCCACAGGGATATTAAAGCTAGTAATATACTCCTGGATGGAAATTTTCATCCTAAAATTGGGGATTTCGGGCTAGCTAAGCTTTTCCCGGACAATGTCACTCATGTCAGAAATCCTAAGGACTTTTGA